The following DNA comes from Cyprinus carpio isolate SPL01 chromosome A4, ASM1834038v1, whole genome shotgun sequence.
taattaaagggatactgcaccttaaaatgaaattttgtcattaatcacttaaccccatgtcgttccaaacctgtaaaagctccgttcatcttcacaatttaagatattttggatgaaaacctggaggcttgagactgtcccatagactggcaagtaaataacagtgtcacggtccataaaaggtatgaaagtcgtcgtcagaaaactccatctgccatcagacatgcaatctgggttatatgaagcaacgggaacactttttgtaagtgaagaaaacaaaaataacgactttattcaaggatgcgctgtttcttcGTGTATTAGCTTTGATTTggaagaaaacagcgcatccttgtggcgcggatgactcagaagagcatacgcagcacggtgatatggagagacacagaggagaccgttgccAAAGgatttattgaataaagtcgttatttttgttttctttgcttacaaaaagtgtttctgtcgattcatataactcagattgcacgtctgatggcagatggagtgttctgacgacaactttcataccttttatggaccgtgacactgttatttacttggcagtctatgggacagtctcaagcctccaggttttcatccaaaatatcttaaattgggttctgaagacgaacagagcttttacgtgtttggaacgacatgggggttagtgattaatgacaaatttttcattttagggtggagtattcctttaaaaggccaatatatatatatatatatatattggccttttaaaggaatactccaccctaaaatgaaaattttgtcattaatcaattgtcatgttttgtttgcttaaatatatatatatatatatatatatatatatatatatatatatatatatatatatatttatatatatatatatatatatatatataagcaaacaattatatgtaaaattcAAACCATCTTAAATCAGTTAAATATCATCTTACCTGAGCAAGTGATTTTGGCCACTTCATTATCACAGTCATGCTGTCCCCAGagtgaagatggacactgccataaAGTGGAGTCATGTCGTCGACAATTAAGGTTATCAAGCCAATTATGAGACTTCAGTCCCTCTGAATTACTGGGTTCACTgccagatcttccacagttcagctcttgacagatcagactcgctgtgtctctgtccatctggttgtaacacacattaccccaggatccattgtagaaaacctccacattcccttcacagccctcagttaacctgatctctttaaactctagaTGGAAAAGGATAAGAATCGACCTTGACTCTTACGCAATGACAATGTTTTAATTAGGGATGGGAATCATAGATAATTTAacgattctgattctgattcctcCTAATGAATATGTTTCCTTAATTGTTCCATTAATGGTTATTTTATGgataaaaacaacactaaacaaacaaacaaaaaatacttcctttatatatatataatactaattttGACCAAATGCACAATGCATAATTTTAGCGACACTTTGTCATATGAACATGCAGTCTGTGTAACTACATTGATTTTAAGTCTGAAAGTTAATTGTAAACTGTATgtctttgattcactaaaaaggaCAGACTGATTAGAGATTAGTTTGGGAATCGTTGgtcatgctgtgtgtgttttgtgctgatTCAGTAGTGTTATATTGAGGAGCGGATGAGTGAGTAGtttagaaaaactttaaaagtttaattaaaattattatttacattattgtttacCTGAGCTGGGGCTGGAAGATATGGCCAAagtttatataacaatatatttctaaatttcaGTTGATAtgatataattccgatatcgatatgaacacaattaaaaaacccTCATAAAAACTACCAAGAACACCCATAACAGATCTCTGTGCATAGAAACTtatgaaaaaatgtatttgccaAGTCCTatgacacctcatttaaaaccatataatattttagaagaaaaaaaagaaaaaacagaaaaaaaattagtgtttaatatttttttttttgccttcatacaaacaataaatgtgaaatcactgtcaaataatctcagactcacctaattaatattaatattaatattaatattaatatctttaacttcaaactataggctaatatacactaccagtaaaaaagtttttgaacagtaagaaattatcttctgctcaccaaacctgcatttatttgatccaaaatacagcaagaacagtaacattttgaaatatttttactatttaaaataactgttttatatttggaaatattttaaaatgtaatttattcctgtgatctcaATGCTATATTCTTAGCATCAATACTccagacacatgatccttcagaaatcattcttatattctgatttgctgctcaaaaataatctattattatgttgaaaacagctcagtagaatttttcaggtttctttgatgaatagaaggttcagaagaacagcatttatctgaaaaagaaattgtaacattataaatgtctttatcatcacttttgatcaatttaaagcatccttgctaaataaaaatttctataatttctttcaaaataaataaataaataaattaaataaaagaaataaagaaattatactgactcaaagcttttgaatggaatagtgtataatgttacaaaagctttttatttcaggtaaatAGTGTATATGGatcttttctattcatcaaataatcctaaaaaaatgtactcaactgttttaaatattgattatcagcaaatcggcatattctaatgatttctggatcgtatgacactgaagactggagtaatgatgctaaaaattcagctttgatctcaggaataaactacattttaaaataaagcagttattttaaatagtaaaaatatttcaaaatttaactgtttttgctgtactttggatcaaataaatgcaggcttggtgagcagaagaattctttaaaagaaaaacattatacaaaaaaaaacattttaaaaacattaaaaatattactgttcaaaaacttttgactggtagtgtaagctgattattcttatagattgaaacaaatgtgctttagcagtataaagagtatgaaaagtGTTGCTGGAGACGGACTTGAATGCAAAgtgattgtctgccagcaggaggcgctgtgagagcgGAAGAACTagcggtttctccagtaacggctgTGAACAAAGCAGCTCCGcttatgaacgcttctttatcagataaagtaaaaatgccatcgaaacttttctgaagacagtcggttcccttcagatataaattcaaataaaacacccacgacgtgttttgattttgaaacgtgcagtgctcatgtttattcaacgaataTGAATCAGTGTATGGGAAATACTGCTAatgtatatcgaaatatcggaaatgtgtttaaaaatcatatcaccgttattgaaaaaaattatattgcgatacatattgatatcAAATTATTGTCCTGTCCTGacctgagcacacgactcctacATCGTCCTTGTGctgacagtcatgttttccccagcctggagaagagcagctccacagggacgtctcattcccctcacactccacctcatccagccatatgggtccagaaccaggaccaaaccaggctggtacctgctggttactgagggccactccacactgcagctgtctgcacaccacatgagcatctttaatatcccaggagtcatcacacactgtcccccatgagccgccgtgaaaaacctccagcctccctgcacagtctcccccagaacccaccagcctgatggacccccgacctgatattcagagacagaaaaacacattttgatcaTGAACAACTGAAGAATCTGTCCAGAAGTTGATTTTCTCACCAAAGTTTGTGACtgacagctgttgtgtggagctgcagttgagagtttgtggagagctgcagttcaccagatgagcttcactcccagagcactggaagcctgtcacacactcatgactgtgttcaggactggatgaagaggagccgtagaagttcagcacagagccacagcccagctgtctgcagaccacagaggattcagtgagactccaggagtccagaagaactctcctccagacctgatggatgaaaacttccacctccccctcacactgtctctctccagacaaccgcaccagaccatcatgaagagccagagaggaatCTGAGTGAAAGgtatgacattttaataaaatactgcaaatgtGTTAAAGACCACTGAGGAAATTTTGCATTATAAACATGCTTTATATcgttattacattttacataattaatttcaaaaactaaatcacacaaacatttatcaaaagtcTGAAATGTAGATGTATTGGAAacaaatattgtatattgtacaGAGTCTCTCAGTAGCATAATATTAGTAAATCTCACAGTATATGGACTCactagagcagatgactccaacatctcgaCTATGTgaacattcagctcgactccatgaagagatggaacattctgagagttttgtttcattcccgtcacaatcaaacacatcagccccAGATTCATCACTTCCCactccaaaccagtctgatcccacaacagacacagcaatcccacaattcagctgtctacagaggacactggcagctctcatatcccagcatgcatcacacactgtgccccattTACTGAAGTACTGATGTTCAACTCGACCAGAACAGATGTCAGGACCGTTTGTCAGTctgagatcagtgtaacctggataggaaattaaaacttatttaaacaaGACATAACAGGATAGTTTAGAGGGAAGAactgattgtttatttttattgctgttgttgtattaCCATCCATATTTTATAACATGCTCATTAGAAATGTTGAACAATTGGATTTTAGTATATTTAGCGATTAAAATGTTGGATTTGATTTATTAACTGACAGGATAAACAGTGACATTTTACCAGAACATATAAGTCCCACATTGTTGTCTTGAGAGCACTTTATGTCAATTAAAGTTGGACACAATCGAATGAGTAATTAATTTCCTccacactgaatctcttgtgtccacatctgagtgtctcctttaccaaaagcagctgctcccagcacctgtacaggagccccacagtccagctctctacacacaacctctgcatcctgctggtcaaagacagcggCACACACTGTGTACCACGTGTTCCCATAAAGCACCTCTAACCTCCCGGAGCACAGGTGAGGTCCATCAGCAAGTCTTGTAAATAGTCCATAGTTTATGGTTTCTACATATTTGCATAATAGATAAAACCAATTTAATTAGAGTCATGCTGAGTGAAGCTGTCTTACTGTGAATGTTACAAACAAACAACGACTGTGAGTGATTAAGTCTATCCTTCGATtgaatattgtaattaaaaaattggGTCATTTCAGCATTACAATTTCACCATTACTCGTAAGTTCATTGTTTATAATTAGTTCAGAaacaaattgtattaaattattgtatatttacgGTGCCTgtgagaggacatggtcggttcacttagttttgttgtgGCCTCGAGTTTAATGcttaaacaaacctgcgtgaccacagcaacctgggattatcagagatgtattcattataatattttattttgaattaagaaaatattatattattatagaaaatattttattattaaattattatattaaccatatgcCTTGGCTACCGGACGTTATTACGTGCCAGTGACGGCTCTATGGTGGTGCTTGACGGGGCTATAACTAGtttaatttgtgaataaaaacacaacaggctcatttatcatttatctgacaattatgccaataaagttttgacgtgatgtgatgataaatgaacgtgttgtgttttcatttacaaatgaatctatttattcattcattataacaattattcattctatttattatttattcatgataaacttcatttgaatgctgactatcacACGTAATAAAGTCCCGTAGCCAAGGCATatggttattataataatttaataatgaaatatgttctataatacataatataataatttcgtaattcaaaataaaatatgaatgaatactctgataatcccgggttgctatggtcacgcaggtttgtttacgcattaactCATGGGTGCCACGAGAAAAACATGTTGTTGTCAACATAACATCTcaggccacgacaaaactaaggaACCGCCATGTCCTCTCACGGGCACCGTATATATTGCATATGTTAAGAGAAGAAAGGTTGATAAGTGATTAAACAATGAGCTGCTTTAATTCACTTACCTGAACATCTGACTCCAGCATCATAACTATGATCAGCACAGTTGCTATTATGTTTACCCCATCCTTTTGATCTACAGTCCTTCAGTGTAGACTCTGATCCTTTACACCGCACTCCATCCATCCAGATTTTTCCTGATCCAGGTCCAAAGTTAGGCACTCCTAAAGCCTCTCCACAGctcagctctctacacaccactgtaGCATCAGTCATATCCCAGGAACTatgacacactgttccccactgaccctcatgaagaacctccactcgaccagcacagcgactgtcAGCATTCACCAGCCTCACACTCACACTGTCTGTCCATGAGGATACATCATACAATAAgcatacaacaataaaatattaaccaTATAGAAGTTATAAGAATAACATGTAAATCAATACAatatagaatgtttaaaaatatatattgaatttcatcTGTCCCTGAGCGTACTTACTAGCAGTGATAAGTGTAAccactgaagagaaaaaaataagtgtcaGACAGCTTTCCATCCCTTTGTTTGCCCCTCAGAAAACTAATTAATGCAGCACCAAAGTTTCTCCTCTGCtccctcaaacacactgaagaaactggctcctgtcagccccctagagagagagagagagactcacagctgccaatgacactcactgttaccttattagacacaacagaggaaatcatcaaacacaatcagtgacaaatcagaaagcagcatttttattttctccatatatatcagTAAAGTGTGAGTGCTGATGAGCGGGACTCCTCCTCCAGCGTGAAGAGACACTTCACTGAGGACAGACTCGTGTCAGTCATaagtcagtgtggagataaagTCACACTAAACTTAAAGCAGATTGATACAGAAACGCGTGAAGAGATATTCAGCATATCAAAACCTGAACCTGAAACACAGCAGACACAAGCACTGATGACTGACTGCTCACTTCAGACACTTACTAAAACTTTACTTCacacagaattatttttttttataataaattcacaGAATTCAATATAGCAAATATCCAAATAGAGGCCTATTCAGACCATCTGTAAATAAACATTGGTTTCTATtgcaaatatattaatttggCATTATATCAAAGACATTTGTAGCTGTAGATGGGTGTTTCATACTGCAGTTCATAATTCATCCAGCAGGGGGAAGCAAAACACTTCTTATTGAAACGAGGAGCAGGCAAAAGTTCTATGGAGGACCAAAccttcagaaattaaaaataaatatgctgatATCACTTGTGTAGGTAGATAAAGTGTAAGTTAACTCATTAAGAAATAGAtgacttaataaaaacaaatatagttcATGTGTAATAAAATTTACCCTGggatttatatttatgatttttttttccttaatgtattatattatatatttatttgtacatttatttttattcttttttccttttatttacttattctctcatttatttttatatttaatttatctatgtatttattcatttatttattttcaaatgtatttatgcgtttatttattttttatatttatttattccccaCATGTATTTATCTCCAGAAATTTTTTagattgttttcattatttttactgaCCGGTTACTGGCTGACGATACCTCTGTTCCCTGAAAAGTGAACAAGACGTTGTGTACAGCGTAAGCTAATCACATTGGCGAAACACCTTTCTCCTCAAATACTGAAGCCTTATTCGCTAAACGACATTGGATCTCAGGCCAATGGTGGGCACTCGATCGCACGAAAACACACTGGGGAATGTGTACTTTCACGCTATGTTACTGTGAAGGGCGCTCAGCATAAGCAGAGACATAAAATAAACTCAGTGACACTTAATATTAATCACAATGTATGGTATAGCAACTGTACACAAGTACACATAAGCAGCACATTCCAGACAACAGCTTCTAACCGGAGCTAGACATGCAGTTGTGGAGCTTACCGGAATTAGACAGCACAATGTCCTGAGGAACTGTGTGTAATTTGTATAGGTGGAGTTGTTTTTAGGGTATTATGTTTAAGTGGTGAATTAGATGTTTGGTGTTAGATTAtggcacatatatacatattcatcGTAACCTAACAGCATTAGCATTGGATGCTATGTGCAATGGAACAGACTCTGTGAAAGACAGACACAGGCCAATAACAGACCTTTCCACCACATACATTCATAGACAAAACTTTCtctgaattaatatatatttctgtctaCTATTTACTTGAGACATGTGCAATCATGTATCCTTCATCTGTTCTTTTATAGTGTTTTgcctatatatttaaaattgaataaatgttttattagtaCTTAATTAATCCATGATCACACAAATGTCGTGCTTCTCTATGAGCTCCAAATTACGTTTCCTATTTGTTCATTTACATTACACTTTTCTAACTCTGTGACGCATTAGTATTATCAGAATcttgaagattcttctcttgatCACCCGATCCAGtttcaaatgcaaaatacaatGCTAGAGACAAAGGATCGTAAAATTTCCCTCCAAAGGTACCATTCCTCATCTCCTCACACTTTAAAGATCAGTGCAGTTATTTCAGATACTGAGAAGATAAGAAAGCTGAGAAGTCTTCTAAGGACCCCTAAGTTTGTGCCGGGCTGCGGCCTTGTCTTTCCATTCAGCAAAGATCCTCAGATTTCAGCTGGTTCTCTCTCATCAAGACAGCAACATCAAGATCAGCTGGAGACCTCAACATTCAAAAACTGCATcaggacacttttattcaaatgaTCCCCAACCCCTTTTATGTAAGAATCAAACTTACGGTCTCAATGTTGATCCATTAATTATCCCCACCCCTATAAACTTCTTGCAATTTAAAGAAGGATGTGTTACAACTAAAAAACTGATGTTATAATTGCTCAAGGCTGTTGATCTGCTGAATCTGTGAAACAATACTATAACTTCTTGCATTCCTGTACTCTGCAGCTCTCTTTCCATTGCTAAAACTGTGCGTGTATGTGGTTATAATAGTTAAAGTGTCTAGTGTAGTTAATAAAATCTCGTGTGGATAACACCTGAAAGCGTGAGCAGCCACGTTTTGTGTTTTGCTCATAAACTGCCGCCGTGGATCACACTCAAGGTTGTATGTTGTTTTGCTCATAACTGGAGTCCACACTCCCTAATCTCGCAGATGTTGTCGGGCTGCGTTCGAAACCGCAAACTTAACGAGCgctaaaagagtacatactcaGCCTGAATGCGTGAAGTATGAATGCGATTTGGATATCATCCGCTATGTTGACGTTATCATGTGACCTACGACGCtaaaacaatcacaacaactTAAAAGATATGAGTGACAGGTTTAATTAATCTATTTGTAAGTATCTTAAAACTGATGAAACTTGCCCATTTTGTAGACTTGTTGAAGAAACAGCTGCCCTTTTATTTTGTGGTTGTAATAGCCAATACATTTTGGGCTGATTTAAGTTCTTATACTTTTAACTCCACTAATGTGATCAAGTTTTAGCCTTAaagcatttttaacttttttattacgAAGACCCAAAATCGTCATCTCtggaatattttgttaattattttgtgttcaaaatgTTTCATCCACAAGCAAAAGTAGCTTGAatctttgttttcttctctttcttgttGAATTTAACGCTCATTTCTTTCCTcaggcttcaaaaaaaaaaaaagcatcatgatAAATTATTCAGAGATATTTAACCTTGTCACTGTGTATATTATCTCATGAACacatgaaattatttattatgattgttcattgttagataCAACCATCTTACCCTGATCTTTAATGTAATTATAAGtttgtcaataataataaaaaagagggtCAGGTGCACTAACACCTTATAGCATCACTAACTCAACAGTCTAGTACAGTTTCCCTCAgtatttgcaatatttgtaatatctgcACAAAGGAAACATCGATCAGCTGCTAGAAGATCTCGCCTTTGTAGAAGACTGTtgattttatactctaaaaacataagtattactacttaaaaattaagattaccCCAGAATGAATTGCATCGTTTGCTCACCCcaacacttacatgcaataataaCGATAAATGccaaacaataattatattactttttttg
Coding sequences within:
- the LOC122141269 gene encoding soluble scavenger receptor cysteine-rich domain-containing protein SSC5D-like → MESCLTLIFFSSVVTLITANSVSVRLVNADSRCAGRVEVLHEGQWGTVCHSSWDMTDATVVCRELSCGEALGVPNFGPGSGKIWMDGVRCKGSESTLKDCRSKGWGKHNSNCADHSYDAGVRCSETINYGLFTRLADGPHLCSGRLEVLYGNTWYTVCAAVFDQQDAEVVCRELDCGAPVQVLGAAAFGKGDTQMWTQEIQCGGN